In Pseudomonadota bacterium, one genomic interval encodes:
- a CDS encoding STAS domain-containing protein — protein sequence MQHEPDTGSGTIVLDESLCVDEAGKFHARLRAISSGRDVTLDGSRVTLIDTSGLQLLAALSRQVREQGHRLVWVSPSSVLVNTARLTGLSALLGLEVAG from the coding sequence ATGCAACATGAACCGGATACAGGCAGCGGTACTATCGTGCTGGACGAGAGTCTGTGCGTTGACGAGGCGGGCAAGTTCCATGCGCGGCTGCGTGCGATCAGTAGCGGACGGGACGTCACCCTGGACGGGTCCAGGGTGACGCTGATCGATACCTCCGGCCTGCAACTGTTGGCGGCATTGTCGCGGCAGGTGCGTGAGCAGGGTCACAGGCTGGTATGGGTTTCGCCCTCCAGCGTTCTCGTCAACACGGCGCGCTTGACCGGACTGTCGGCGTTGCTCGGGCTTGAGGTCGCCGGCTGA
- a CDS encoding heavy metal translocating P-type ATPase, with the protein MTTAIDPVCGMRVGTDSPHRHRHDGTEYLFCSAGCREQFSADPARYLQASPGVVATDPVCGMTVAADSPHRHTHDGREYLFCSAGCRDRFRADPDRYLQPPTAAPVAAGTCADDSCRLDILTYTCPMHPEVRQAGPGDCPKCGMALEPLVAAGTGQRTEYTCPMHPEIVRDRPGSCPKCGMALEPRTVTTPEDTSERDDMTRRFGVSVVLALPVLLLAMTADLVPGRLPQLLTLPRLQWIEFLLATPVVWWCGWPLLLRGWRSLTTLNLNMFTLIGLGVAVAWGYSTVALLFPGLFPPAMQTAAGRVPVYFEAAAVITALVLLGQVLELRARSRTGAAIRQLLGLAPNTARRVHADGSEQDVPLAALTPGDVLRVRPGEKVPVDGVVIEGSSAVDESMVSGEPVPVEKRTGAHLIGATVNGTGSLLMRAERVGQDTLLAQIVRMVGVAQRSRAPIQRLADVVAGWFVPAVVLVALLTFAVWAGWGPEPRLAHAVVNAVAVLIIACPCALGLATPVSIMVGTGRGATLGVLVKHAEALELMERVDTLVVDKTGTLTVGRPQLVDVTTANGYEETEVLSMAASLERASEHPLAAAIVRGALAQSVHLHRAGDFNSVTGQGVTGTVDGRDVALGNAALLAALGIDAGELPECAEAERAQGRTVLYVTIDGRAAGLIGVADPVKASAPAAIRQLHDDGVDVVMLTGDSRVTAAAVARALGIDRFEAEVLPDQKAAVVARLQAEGRIVAMAGDGINDAPALARAQVGIAMGTGTDVAMESAAITLVRGDLRGIVRARRLSRQVMRNIRQNLFFAFVYNALGVPLAAGVLYPACGVLLSPMIAAAAMSFSSVSVISNALRLYRSRIES; encoded by the coding sequence GTGACGACAGCAATCGATCCCGTCTGCGGTATGCGGGTCGGTACGGACAGTCCGCACCGGCACAGGCATGACGGCACGGAGTATCTGTTCTGCAGCGCCGGCTGCCGCGAGCAATTCAGCGCAGACCCTGCGCGGTATCTGCAGGCGAGCCCGGGTGTCGTTGCGACCGACCCCGTCTGCGGCATGACGGTTGCTGCGGACAGCCCGCACCGGCACACGCATGACGGCAGGGAATATCTATTTTGCAGCGCGGGTTGCCGGGACCGCTTCCGGGCCGATCCCGACCGTTACCTCCAGCCGCCCACGGCGGCGCCAGTCGCCGCCGGTACCTGCGCCGATGACAGTTGCCGCCTCGATATCCTGACCTATACCTGCCCCATGCACCCGGAGGTGCGGCAGGCCGGTCCCGGCGACTGCCCGAAATGCGGCATGGCGCTCGAACCCTTGGTTGCGGCAGGCACGGGCCAGCGCACCGAGTACACCTGTCCGATGCACCCGGAGATCGTCCGCGACCGCCCCGGGTCGTGCCCGAAGTGTGGTATGGCGCTGGAGCCGCGCACCGTTACGACGCCGGAGGATACCAGCGAGCGGGATGACATGACGCGGCGCTTCGGTGTCAGCGTGGTGCTGGCCCTGCCGGTCCTCCTGCTGGCCATGACGGCCGACCTTGTCCCCGGCCGGCTGCCGCAGCTGCTGACCTTGCCCCGGCTCCAATGGATCGAGTTCCTGCTCGCGACCCCGGTGGTGTGGTGGTGCGGCTGGCCGCTCCTGCTGCGCGGCTGGCGCTCGCTGACGACCCTGAACCTCAACATGTTTACCCTGATCGGCCTCGGCGTGGCGGTGGCCTGGGGTTACAGCACGGTGGCGCTGCTGTTCCCCGGTCTCTTCCCTCCCGCCATGCAGACGGCCGCGGGCCGGGTGCCTGTCTATTTCGAGGCGGCTGCCGTCATCACCGCTTTGGTGCTGCTCGGCCAGGTGCTTGAGCTGCGCGCCCGCAGCCGCACCGGCGCGGCCATCAGGCAGCTGCTGGGGCTGGCGCCGAACACCGCCCGCCGCGTGCACGCCGACGGCAGCGAGCAGGATGTCCCGCTCGCAGCGCTAACGCCCGGTGACGTGCTGCGTGTGCGTCCGGGCGAGAAGGTGCCCGTCGATGGCGTGGTAATCGAGGGCAGCAGCGCGGTCGACGAATCCATGGTGAGCGGCGAGCCGGTGCCGGTCGAGAAGCGCACCGGCGCGCATCTGATCGGCGCGACCGTGAACGGCACCGGGAGCCTGCTCATGCGCGCGGAACGGGTGGGCCAGGACACGCTGCTCGCGCAGATCGTGCGGATGGTGGGTGTGGCGCAGCGTTCGCGCGCCCCGATCCAGCGGCTGGCGGACGTCGTCGCGGGCTGGTTCGTACCGGCCGTGGTACTGGTTGCGCTGCTCACCTTCGCCGTCTGGGCAGGCTGGGGGCCAGAGCCGCGCCTGGCGCACGCGGTGGTCAATGCCGTGGCGGTGCTGATCATCGCCTGCCCCTGCGCGCTGGGTCTGGCCACACCCGTGTCCATCATGGTCGGCACCGGGCGGGGCGCGACGCTTGGCGTCCTGGTAAAACACGCCGAGGCGCTGGAGCTCATGGAGCGCGTGGATACCCTCGTTGTCGACAAGACCGGCACGCTCACCGTGGGCCGGCCGCAGCTGGTCGACGTGACGACCGCGAACGGCTACGAGGAGACAGAGGTGCTGAGCATGGCTGCCAGCCTGGAACGCGCGAGTGAGCACCCGCTGGCCGCGGCAATCGTGCGCGGCGCGCTGGCGCAGTCCGTTCACCTGCACCGGGCCGGTGACTTCAATTCGGTCACCGGCCAGGGTGTGACCGGCACCGTCGACGGGCGTGATGTCGCGCTGGGCAATGCCGCGCTGCTCGCGGCCCTGGGCATCGATGCGGGCGAATTGCCCGAGTGCGCCGAGGCGGAACGCGCCCAGGGCCGGACCGTGCTCTACGTGACCATCGACGGCCGGGCCGCCGGTCTTATCGGTGTGGCCGATCCCGTGAAGGCATCCGCACCCGCAGCGATCCGTCAGCTGCACGACGACGGCGTGGACGTGGTCATGCTCACGGGAGACAGCCGTGTCACCGCCGCGGCGGTGGCGCGTGCACTCGGCATCGACCGTTTCGAGGCCGAGGTGCTCCCGGACCAGAAGGCGGCGGTCGTCGCGCGGCTGCAGGCCGAGGGCCGGATCGTGGCCATGGCGGGCGACGGCATCAACGACGCGCCGGCGCTGGCGCGTGCGCAAGTGGGCATCGCGATGGGCACGGGCACGGACGTCGCCATGGAAAGCGCCGCTATCACGCTGGTCAGGGGCGACCTGCGCGGCATCGTGCGGGCGCGCCGGCTCTCCCGGCAGGTCATGCGTAACATCCGCCAGAACCTGTTCTTCGCCTTCGTGTACAACGCGCTGGGTGTCCCGCTAGCGGCGGGCGTGCTCTACCCCGCCTGCGGTGTGCTGCTCTCCCCGATGATCGCCGCCGCCGCGATGAGTTTCAGTTCGGTCTCGGTCATCAGCAATGCACTGCGCCTGTACCGGTCGCGCATCGAGTCCTGA
- a CDS encoding efflux RND transporter periplasmic adaptor subunit produces the protein MNTQGVAGVLLALVLGAAGGYWFALHSGDRDSGTADGAKQPRAVLFYRNPMNPAITSPVPAQDEMGMDYIPVYADSAGAGAEPAGTVTIDPVVEQNIGVRTATVERQSLSRRIRSVGRVDFDEERLSSLHPKTEGWIEELYIDKTGEQIGRDAILLSIYSPQLVTSQQEYLLALDSLHALGESPYDEIRHGAEQLVASARERLELLDVPEHQIRELEQTRAAKKSLHIHSPFDGVIMNIGAREGQYVTPSTELYKIADLSRIWVIADVYENEVPWIRVGDPADMKLAAIPGKVFSGRVGYIYPYAEVKTRTIKVRVEFDNPDLLLKPDMFADVTIHAQRTVDALVIPVEAVVRSGEREQVFVVRAPGKFEPRAVHTGVSSRGLVQVLEGLEDGEQVVTSSQFLIDSESSLREAAAKMLEPAGVQKGGEHDHAHH, from the coding sequence ATGAACACGCAGGGGGTGGCAGGGGTACTGCTCGCGCTGGTCCTGGGCGCTGCCGGCGGTTATTGGTTCGCATTGCATTCCGGTGACCGGGACAGCGGCACCGCGGACGGGGCCAAACAGCCGCGCGCGGTGCTGTTCTACCGCAATCCGATGAACCCGGCAATCACCTCGCCAGTGCCGGCGCAGGACGAGATGGGCATGGACTACATTCCGGTCTACGCGGACAGTGCTGGCGCCGGTGCGGAACCGGCTGGCACGGTCACGATCGACCCGGTCGTCGAGCAGAACATCGGGGTGCGCACGGCAACGGTCGAGCGGCAGTCGCTCAGCCGGCGCATCCGCAGTGTGGGTCGCGTCGACTTCGACGAGGAGCGCCTCTCCAGCCTGCATCCCAAGACCGAAGGCTGGATCGAGGAACTCTACATCGACAAGACCGGCGAACAGATCGGCAGGGATGCCATCCTGCTCAGCATCTATTCGCCGCAGCTCGTCACCAGCCAGCAGGAATACCTGCTGGCACTGGACAGTCTCCATGCGCTGGGCGAGAGCCCCTACGACGAGATCCGCCATGGCGCGGAACAGCTGGTTGCCAGTGCACGCGAGCGGCTCGAGTTGCTCGACGTGCCGGAACATCAGATCCGCGAGCTGGAGCAGACGCGCGCGGCGAAGAAGAGTCTGCACATCCACTCGCCCTTCGACGGGGTGATCATGAACATCGGTGCACGCGAAGGTCAGTACGTGACCCCGTCGACCGAGCTCTACAAGATCGCCGACCTGTCCCGGATCTGGGTCATCGCGGACGTCTACGAAAACGAGGTGCCGTGGATCCGGGTCGGGGATCCGGCCGACATGAAGCTCGCCGCCATACCCGGCAAGGTCTTCAGCGGACGCGTGGGCTACATCTACCCCTATGCCGAGGTGAAGACGCGCACCATCAAGGTCCGCGTGGAATTCGACAACCCGGACCTGTTGCTCAAGCCCGACATGTTCGCCGACGTCACCATCCACGCGCAGCGCACGGTCGACGCCCTGGTTATACCGGTGGAGGCCGTGGTGCGTTCCGGTGAGCGCGAACAGGTCTTCGTGGTGCGGGCGCCCGGCAAGTTCGAGCCGCGCGCCGTGCACACGGGCGTGAGCTCGCGGGGGCTGGTGCAGGTGCTGGAGGGGCTGGAGGATGGCGAACAGGTGGTGACTTCCAGCCAGTTCCTGATCGATTCCGAATCCTCGCTGCGCGAGGCGGCGGCGAAAATGCTGGAACCGGCAGGTGTGCAGAAAGGCGGCGAGCATGATCACGCGCATCATTGA
- the cheD gene encoding chemoreceptor glutamine deamidase CheD, which translates to MPATLPGFGHIKRYWDKATNQLTARVLPGEYYVSTHDEMISTVLGSCVSACIRDPVAAVGGMNHFMLPSGTGVGATEGNNAATRYGVFAMEHLINDILKHGGRRGRLEIKLFGGGKVLAAMTDVGSRNIAFVKEFLHTEMLRVVAEDLGGPWPRKVNYFPLSGRVLMKRMQNNHTTELARQEYEYMHSLEERPVVGDIDLF; encoded by the coding sequence ATGCCAGCCACGCTGCCCGGCTTCGGGCATATCAAGCGCTACTGGGACAAGGCTACCAACCAACTGACGGCCCGCGTCCTGCCCGGTGAGTATTACGTTAGCACCCACGACGAGATGATCAGTACTGTCCTTGGCTCGTGCGTGTCCGCCTGCATTCGTGACCCGGTCGCCGCCGTCGGCGGCATGAATCATTTCATGTTGCCCAGCGGAACCGGTGTCGGCGCGACCGAGGGTAACAATGCGGCGACCCGCTATGGGGTCTTCGCCATGGAGCATCTCATCAACGATATCCTCAAGCACGGCGGCCGCCGTGGGCGGTTGGAAATCAAGCTGTTCGGCGGGGGCAAGGTGCTGGCGGCGATGACCGATGTCGGGAGCAGGAATATCGCTTTCGTGAAGGAGTTCCTGCATACAGAAATGCTGCGGGTGGTTGCCGAGGACCTGGGCGGGCCCTGGCCCCGGAAGGTGAATTACTTCCCGCTCAGTGGTCGTGTACTGATGAAACGCATGCAGAACAACCACACCACCGAACTGGCCAGGCAGGAGTACGAATACATGCATTCGCTCGAGGAACGGCCGGTCGTCGGCGATATCGACCTCTTCTAA
- a CDS encoding CusA/CzcA family heavy metal efflux RND transporter has product MITRIIDASLRDRFQVILATLIIVGAGVWALRHIPLDAIPDLSDVQVIVFTEYAGQAPQVVEDQVTYPLTTAMLAVPGAKVVRGYSFFGFSFVYIIFEDGTDMYWARSRVLEYLNYVRSRLPAGVMPTLGPDATGVGWIYEYALVDRSGRHDLAELRSLQDWYLRYPLQTVPGVAEVASVGGFVKQYQVEVDPNVLLAYDIPLAKVKQAIQRSNQDVGGRLVEMAETEYMVRGLGYIQGIEDLKQVPVGVDARGTPVRLVDVANVHLGPELRRGVVELDGEGEVAGGVVVMRYGENALATIAGVRAKLAQLAQGLPAGVEIVTVYDRGHLIERAVHNLRHKLIEESVVVSLITMLFLLHVRSALVAIVSLPVGILVAFVIMYWQGINANIMSLGGIAIAIGAMVDGAIVMIENAHKQLERYAQSAGGMLAPGERWAAVGAAAREVGPALFFSLLIITVSFLPVFTLQAQEGRLFTPLAFTKTWAMAGAALLAITLVPVLMGYFIRGRIRPEASNPVNRLLHCLHAPLLDLALRRRGFMLSFALLLLAASVYPVLRLGSEFMPPLDEGDILYMPTTYPGLSITKARELLQQTDRILRTFPEVSSVFGKVGRAETATDPAPLSMLETTIRLKPKPEWPDPGKTTRELMSEMDRAIRFPGLANAWTMPIKTRIDMLSTGIKTPVGIKVSGPDLKELERIAGDIERTLQQLPDTLSAFGDKAAGGYYLDFDIRREDAARYGLTIGDVQDVIQTAIGGMNITWTVEGLERYPVNLRYPRDLRDSLDELRRALISTPTGTQIPLSLVADLHLRRGPPAIKTENARPNAWVYVDITGGDIGGYVARARQAVAAHVALPPGYTLAWSGQYEYMARAMQRLQLVVPVTLLIIFLLLYFNFRNVTAPLVVMLSIPLGLIGGFWLVYWLGYNLSVAVAVGFIALAGVAAEIGVLVLTFIDHEVARLRAARDGAALVPADIMEAVHRGTAERVRPIAMTATAIIGGLLPIMWGSGTGSEVMRRIAAPMVGGMVTVTILSLLVLPVVYALVLQWRERA; this is encoded by the coding sequence ATGATCACGCGCATCATTGACGCGTCGCTGCGTGACCGCTTCCAGGTCATCCTCGCCACGCTGATCATCGTGGGGGCAGGGGTCTGGGCGCTCCGGCACATTCCGCTCGATGCCATCCCGGACCTGTCGGACGTGCAGGTGATCGTCTTTACCGAGTATGCCGGTCAGGCGCCGCAGGTGGTAGAGGACCAGGTGACCTATCCGCTGACCACCGCCATGCTGGCGGTGCCGGGCGCCAAGGTCGTGCGCGGCTATTCCTTCTTCGGCTTCTCCTTCGTCTACATCATTTTCGAGGATGGCACCGATATGTACTGGGCGCGTTCACGCGTGCTCGAATATCTCAACTACGTACGCAGTCGCCTGCCGGCGGGCGTGATGCCGACGCTCGGACCGGATGCCACCGGCGTGGGCTGGATCTACGAATATGCCCTGGTCGACCGTTCCGGCCGGCATGACCTGGCCGAGCTGCGTTCACTCCAGGACTGGTACCTGCGCTATCCGCTGCAGACCGTGCCGGGCGTGGCCGAGGTCGCCTCCGTGGGCGGGTTCGTCAAGCAGTACCAGGTCGAGGTGGATCCGAACGTGCTGCTGGCCTACGACATTCCGCTCGCGAAGGTGAAGCAGGCCATCCAGCGCTCCAACCAGGACGTCGGCGGCCGCCTGGTGGAAATGGCCGAGACCGAGTACATGGTGCGCGGCCTGGGCTATATCCAGGGCATCGAGGATCTCAAGCAGGTGCCGGTCGGCGTGGATGCCAGGGGCACGCCGGTCCGGCTGGTGGACGTCGCCAACGTTCACCTCGGGCCGGAGCTGCGGCGCGGTGTGGTGGAACTCGACGGTGAGGGCGAGGTGGCCGGCGGCGTGGTGGTCATGCGCTACGGTGAAAACGCGCTCGCGACCATCGCGGGCGTGCGTGCGAAACTCGCGCAACTGGCGCAGGGCCTGCCGGCGGGCGTGGAGATCGTCACGGTCTATGACCGCGGCCATCTCATCGAGCGCGCAGTGCACAACCTCAGGCACAAGCTGATCGAGGAATCCGTCGTGGTGAGTCTGATCACCATGCTGTTTCTGCTACACGTGCGTTCCGCGCTGGTGGCGATCGTGTCACTGCCGGTCGGCATCCTCGTCGCGTTCGTCATCATGTACTGGCAGGGCATCAACGCCAACATCATGTCCCTGGGCGGGATCGCCATCGCCATCGGTGCCATGGTCGACGGCGCGATCGTCATGATCGAGAATGCCCACAAGCAGCTCGAGCGGTATGCACAGTCCGCGGGCGGCATGCTCGCACCGGGCGAGCGCTGGGCGGCGGTCGGTGCGGCCGCGCGGGAGGTCGGGCCGGCCCTGTTCTTCTCGCTGCTGATCATCACCGTGTCCTTCCTGCCCGTGTTCACCCTGCAGGCGCAGGAAGGGCGCCTGTTCACCCCGCTGGCCTTCACCAAGACCTGGGCGATGGCCGGCGCCGCGCTGCTGGCGATCACGCTGGTGCCGGTGCTGATGGGATATTTCATCCGCGGTAGGATCCGGCCCGAGGCCAGCAACCCCGTGAACCGCCTGCTGCACTGCCTGCATGCACCGCTGCTGGATCTCGCCCTGCGCCGGCGCGGGTTCATGCTGTCGTTTGCGCTGCTGCTGCTGGCGGCGAGCGTTTACCCCGTGCTGCGGCTGGGCAGCGAATTCATGCCCCCGCTGGACGAGGGCGACATCCTGTACATGCCTACCACCTATCCGGGGCTGTCGATTACCAAGGCGCGCGAGCTGTTGCAGCAGACCGACCGGATCCTGCGGACCTTTCCCGAGGTCAGCTCCGTGTTCGGCAAGGTCGGCCGTGCCGAGACGGCCACCGATCCGGCGCCGCTGTCCATGCTGGAGACCACGATCCGGCTGAAACCGAAACCGGAGTGGCCCGATCCGGGCAAGACCACGCGCGAACTCATGTCCGAGATGGATCGGGCAATCCGGTTCCCGGGGTTGGCCAATGCCTGGACCATGCCGATCAAGACCCGCATCGACATGCTGTCGACGGGGATCAAGACCCCGGTGGGCATCAAGGTGAGCGGGCCTGATCTCAAGGAGCTGGAACGCATTGCCGGTGACATCGAGCGCACCTTGCAGCAGCTGCCCGATACGCTCTCGGCCTTCGGCGACAAGGCTGCCGGCGGGTATTACCTCGATTTCGACATCCGGCGCGAGGACGCGGCGCGCTACGGCCTGACGATCGGCGACGTCCAGGATGTCATCCAGACCGCGATCGGCGGCATGAACATCACCTGGACGGTGGAAGGACTGGAACGTTATCCGGTGAATCTGCGCTACCCGCGCGACCTGCGCGACAGTCTCGACGAGCTCAGGCGCGCGCTGATCAGCACGCCGACCGGCACCCAGATCCCGCTGTCACTGGTGGCCGATCTGCACCTGCGCCGCGGGCCGCCCGCCATCAAGACCGAGAATGCCAGGCCCAATGCCTGGGTCTACGTCGATATCACCGGCGGGGACATCGGGGGTTACGTGGCGCGTGCCCGGCAGGCGGTCGCCGCCCATGTGGCGTTGCCGCCAGGCTACACCCTGGCCTGGTCCGGCCAGTACGAGTACATGGCGCGGGCCATGCAGCGCCTGCAGCTCGTCGTGCCGGTGACGCTGCTGATCATCTTCCTGCTGCTGTATTTCAACTTCCGCAACGTGACTGCGCCGCTGGTGGTGATGCTGTCGATCCCGCTCGGCCTGATCGGCGGCTTCTGGTTGGTCTACTGGCTCGGCTACAACCTTTCGGTGGCGGTGGCGGTGGGTTTCATCGCGTTGGCCGGCGTCGCCGCCGAGATCGGCGTGCTCGTGCTGACCTTCATCGATCACGAGGTCGCGCGGCTGCGCGCGGCACGCGACGGTGCGGCACTTGTGCCGGCCGACATCATGGAGGCCGTGCACCGCGGCACCGCGGAGCGGGTGCGCCCCATCGCCATGACCGCGACGGCGATCATCGGTGGCCTGCTCCCGATCATGTGGGGCAGCGGTACCGGTTCTGAGGTGATGCGGCGCATTGCCGCGCCCATGGTGGGCGGCATGGTGACGGTGACCATCCTTAGCCTGCTGGTGCTGCCGGTGGTGTATGCCCTGGTGCTGCAGTGGCGGGAACGCGCCTGA
- a CDS encoding TolC family protein, whose translation MPCMRIPALPPGSRHVAGNSGCRKRHICCTTVIAGLLLIATPLPAPAADAAVPELTLEAAIAQAVAGNPGLAAMQARAAAMAAIPAQAGSLPDPMLNLNAMNLPTDTFARDQEPMTQLQVGIEQALPYPGKRELRQRAATFAADAAASSAEEASLNLDRKVREIWWELFYQDRALEIVARNRELLRQFVEIAQTKYSVGEGLQQEVLLAQVELSRLLDRRIALAGERARQAARLNALLDRDMDAPVLLPAAVEESLPAVLPEQELYTRMESARPLLAQRREEVEEARTRQDLARRDRYPDFKLGAAYGFRNGTNPDGSARPDFASIMLGMSLPLYAGSKQDRAVEQRASEFLQQQYALQDERLKVRADIAAALADYRRASEQVQLFRTGIIPQARQSVASMLAGYQVNKVDFLNLVRAQITLYDYEIQYWKSFMEARQALVRLAAAVGGEVTL comes from the coding sequence ATGCCATGCATGCGCATACCTGCACTGCCGCCGGGCAGCCGGCACGTTGCTGGGAACAGCGGGTGCCGTAAGCGGCATATCTGCTGTACTACGGTCATCGCCGGCCTGTTGCTGATCGCCACGCCACTACCGGCGCCGGCGGCCGACGCGGCGGTGCCGGAATTGACGCTGGAAGCCGCAATCGCGCAGGCGGTCGCCGGCAACCCCGGTCTCGCCGCCATGCAGGCGCGTGCAGCGGCGATGGCCGCCATTCCCGCGCAAGCCGGGTCGCTGCCCGATCCCATGCTCAACCTGAATGCCATGAACCTGCCCACGGATACCTTTGCGCGTGACCAGGAACCGATGACCCAGCTGCAGGTCGGGATCGAGCAGGCACTGCCGTATCCCGGCAAACGCGAGCTGCGCCAGCGTGCCGCGACATTCGCTGCCGATGCGGCTGCCAGCAGCGCCGAGGAGGCAAGCCTGAATCTGGACCGCAAGGTGCGCGAGATCTGGTGGGAACTGTTCTACCAGGACCGGGCGCTGGAGATCGTGGCGCGCAACCGCGAACTCCTGCGCCAGTTCGTGGAGATCGCGCAGACCAAGTACAGCGTGGGCGAGGGTCTGCAGCAGGAGGTGCTGCTGGCACAGGTGGAACTGTCCAGGCTGCTGGATCGTCGCATCGCGCTGGCAGGGGAGCGGGCGCGGCAGGCCGCTCGCCTCAACGCCCTGCTGGATCGCGACATGGACGCCCCGGTGCTGCTGCCGGCGGCGGTGGAGGAGAGCCTGCCCGCGGTCCTGCCGGAGCAGGAACTCTACACCCGCATGGAGTCCGCCCGGCCACTGCTGGCGCAGCGGCGCGAGGAGGTCGAGGAGGCGCGCACGCGCCAGGATCTGGCCCGGCGCGACCGCTATCCCGATTTCAAGCTGGGTGCGGCCTACGGATTCAGGAACGGCACCAATCCCGATGGCAGCGCGCGCCCCGATTTCGCCTCAATCATGCTGGGCATGAGCCTGCCGCTCTATGCCGGCAGCAAACAGGACCGGGCGGTCGAGCAGCGTGCCAGCGAGTTCCTGCAGCAGCAGTATGCGTTGCAGGATGAACGGCTCAAGGTGCGGGCGGATATCGCCGCCGCCCTGGCCGATTACCGGCGCGCCAGCGAGCAGGTGCAGCTGTTTCGCACCGGCATCATTCCCCAGGCCCGCCAGTCGGTGGCATCGATGCTCGCCGGCTATCAGGTGAACAAGGTCGACTTCCTTAATCTCGTGCGTGCCCAGATCACGCTGTACGACTACGAGATCCAGTACTGGAAGTCGTTCATGGAAGCCAGGCAGGCGCTGGTGCGCCTGGCTGCCGCCGTCGGCGGGGAGGTGACCCTATGA
- a CDS encoding response regulator, translating to MNIMVVDDSLAMRLIVMKTLREAGFNGHDFTQAEDGAKALAAIKSSEPDLVLCDWNMPNMTGPELLQALNDEGIKVKFGFVTTEATPEMKNRATEMGARFLIAKPFTPDSFKETLTPFIK from the coding sequence ATGAACATCATGGTCGTTGACGACAGTCTGGCGATGCGGCTGATCGTAATGAAGACACTGCGCGAGGCCGGCTTCAACGGTCACGACTTCACTCAGGCGGAGGACGGCGCGAAGGCGCTGGCGGCGATCAAGTCGAGCGAGCCTGACCTGGTGCTGTGCGACTGGAACATGCCGAACATGACCGGTCCGGAACTGCTGCAGGCACTGAACGACGAAGGTATCAAGGTCAAGTTCGGCTTCGTCACCACCGAGGCAACGCCCGAGATGAAGAACAGGGCAACCGAGATGGGCGCCCGGTTTCTCATCGCCAAGCCCTTTACGCCGGATTCGTTCAAGGAAACGCTTACACCCTTCATCAAGTAG